In one Nitrososphaerales archaeon genomic region, the following are encoded:
- a CDS encoding FtsX-like permease family protein — protein sequence MAISALRERRLRSSLTIVMIMIGVSLMCSLNGINAGFSEFIDKQLSVLAPNVITVLPSSPLARVGQQGGGPLISSTRLTLTDYTVKTLSLIPGVKDIAPHYRGSVKLISSGKVISGSLIGIDPTKVLIINPGLKLLKGSLIDVNDHIGITLGYNLVHIPGEEQPFTDIGRTVIVEYSYVERKGDVEKVVVTRRSFVVRGILDQTGNTFTDYGALITLSAANSLMAKSHKYDGIYLVTRSIEMNDFVISKVREIYGENIGIISPAIIKQTIEDVLSGVRAFILAVASVSMIVGAVGIMTTLFTSVMERIREIGTLKALGCRNRDILLMFLSEALVMGIIGGVLGMGGGIVGSYLLLRLVGFGPISQNFVPIFLIQDLVSIWIIAIVVSIVAGLYPAWRASQLPPIVALRRE from the coding sequence TTGGCCATAAGTGCTCTAAGGGAGCGTAGACTTCGATCGAGCTTAACGATCGTCATGATCATGATCGGGGTAAGTTTGATGTGTTCGTTAAATGGGATAAATGCGGGTTTTTCAGAGTTCATCGATAAACAACTGAGTGTTCTCGCTCCAAATGTCATCACCGTACTACCATCGTCACCACTCGCACGAGTGGGTCAGCAGGGCGGTGGTCCATTGATATCATCTACCAGATTGACCTTGACCGATTATACTGTAAAGACCTTGAGTCTGATCCCCGGTGTGAAGGATATAGCACCACACTATAGAGGGAGTGTAAAGTTGATCTCATCGGGTAAAGTTATATCGGGCTCATTGATAGGTATCGATCCTACAAAGGTCCTTATAATCAATCCGGGGTTGAAGTTGTTAAAAGGTTCGCTCATCGATGTGAATGACCACATCGGAATAACCCTAGGTTACAATCTAGTTCACATACCGGGTGAAGAGCAACCATTCACCGATATCGGTAGGACTGTGATCGTAGAGTATAGTTATGTAGAGAGGAAAGGGGATGTTGAGAAAGTTGTAGTTACGAGGAGGAGCTTCGTTGTGAGAGGCATCTTGGACCAAACGGGTAACACATTTACCGATTACGGTGCACTTATTACTCTATCGGCAGCGAATAGTCTGATGGCTAAATCACACAAGTACGATGGTATCTATTTGGTCACGAGAAGCATCGAGATGAACGATTTTGTAATAAGTAAAGTTAGAGAGATCTATGGTGAGAATATAGGTATAATATCGCCAGCAATCATCAAGCAGACGATAGAGGATGTATTATCGGGTGTCAGAGCGTTTATCCTAGCGGTGGCGAGTGTATCGATGATCGTGGGTGCGGTAGGTATAATGACTACGCTATTCACATCTGTAATGGAAAGAATTCGTGAAATCGGGACATTAAAAGCTCTAGGTTGTCGTAATCGTGACATACTCTTGATGTTCTTGAGCGAAGCCTTGGTTATGGGGATTATCGGTGGAGTCTTGGGAATGGGGGGTGGAATAGTAGGTAGTTATCTATTGTTAAGGCTCGTAGGATTTGGCCCTATCAGCCAGAACTTTGTACCGATCTTTTTAATTCAAGATTTGGTATCGATCTGGATCATCGCGATCGTCGTGAGCATCGTGGCAGGGCTCTATCCCGCTTGGCGTGCTTCACAACTGCCACCGATCGTGGCATTAAGGCGCGAATAA
- a CDS encoding ABC transporter ATP-binding protein, translating into MAELAKDDYVIQTINLTKIYSDKVTKVYALQDVNIEVSRGEFVAVCGPSGSGKSTLLNLLGTLDRPTSGKVLIDGIDVYRLSDNKLAELRNRKIGFVFQSYNLINRTTVLKNVLLPAIIKGDVSKDRIERALNLLEKLGLKDKAHRKPLALSGGEQQRVAIARALINNPSVILADEPTGNLDSKTGHEIFQYLKYLAKEQNTTVVVVTHNLELAAETDRVINLRDGRVERIWYPT; encoded by the coding sequence GTGGCTGAATTGGCGAAGGATGATTACGTGATACAGACGATAAATTTGACGAAGATCTATAGCGATAAGGTTACAAAGGTATATGCATTACAGGATGTGAATATTGAAGTTTCGAGGGGAGAGTTTGTAGCTGTATGTGGACCATCCGGTAGTGGTAAATCCACACTTCTTAACCTCTTAGGAACCCTAGACCGCCCTACGAGTGGTAAGGTCTTGATCGATGGTATCGATGTCTATAGATTGAGTGATAATAAGTTAGCGGAGTTAAGAAATCGAAAGATAGGCTTCGTCTTTCAATCGTACAACCTGATCAACCGGACGACCGTTTTAAAAAATGTACTCTTACCAGCGATCATCAAGGGGGATGTAAGTAAGGATCGAATTGAGAGAGCCTTAAATCTATTGGAGAAGCTCGGGCTCAAGGATAAAGCCCATCGTAAACCTCTCGCTCTGAGTGGTGGTGAGCAACAGAGGGTCGCTATTGCAAGAGCTCTAATCAACAACCCCTCCGTAATTCTTGCGGATGAACCTACTGGAAACTTGGATTCAAAGACTGGACATGAAATATTTCAGTATTTAAAGTATCTAGCAAAGGAGCAGAATACGACTGTAGTGGTCGTTACTCATAACCTTGAGTTAGCGGCAGAAACAGATAGAGTAATCAATTTAAGGGATGGGCGAGTAGAAAGGATATGGTACCCTACGTGA
- a CDS encoding CdvA-like protein — protein sequence MSKVTLDMIDKLIGKRVKDVYGRYIGYVAGLMVDGSSGSISIGVDCGDKGFCEFPSEHIRFEGDNVILSPSWRIDVERLTKERMILQRRIQAIEELFNEGELSIEEKDQLLKNYRERIVELQKKIEQLKAFAEKRVSELDAQKKRLRDFLVNLKVQYKSGEISVEAFKGSSQFISLLLNRIEQERQDILNIGSSLESFTSEQSVYEVSDMKPSDKEQIEDSGWLARILRK from the coding sequence TTGAGTAAGGTTACGTTAGATATGATCGATAAGTTGATCGGTAAAAGGGTCAAGGATGTGTATGGAAGGTATATAGGGTACGTTGCGGGGTTAATGGTAGATGGCTCTAGTGGATCGATATCGATAGGTGTAGATTGTGGTGATAAGGGATTTTGTGAATTCCCGAGTGAGCATATTCGCTTTGAGGGCGATAATGTAATCCTTTCACCATCCTGGAGGATCGATGTTGAAAGGCTCACCAAAGAAAGGATGATCCTGCAGAGGCGTATTCAGGCGATCGAAGAGCTCTTCAACGAAGGTGAGTTATCGATCGAAGAGAAGGATCAGCTTCTGAAGAACTATAGGGAAAGGATCGTCGAATTGCAGAAGAAGATCGAGCAATTGAAAGCCTTCGCAGAGAAGAGGGTTTCAGAGTTGGATGCGCAGAAGAAGAGGTTGAGAGATTTCTTAGTGAATCTCAAAGTTCAGTATAAGAGTGGCGAGATAAGTGTGGAAGCGTTCAAAGGTTCGAGCCAATTCATTTCGCTCTTATTGAATAGGATTGAGCAGGAGAGGCAGGATATTTTGAATATCGGTAGCTCCCTAGAGTCATTCACATCTGAGCAGAGCGTGTATGAAGTATCTGATATGAAGCCGAGTGATAAGGAACAGATAGAAGATTCAGGCTGGTTGGCTCGAATCCTAAGGAAGTGA